TAAATGACCATCTGCTGCTGAATATTTTTGAACAACGGCACGGGTCCCTTCAAAGAGCTCGTCTACAATATTGTAGTGAGCCATTGCACCAAAATCTTCGATGCTTCCCATAGAATGTGTTCTGCATGAGCGCGTAATGAGATATACAGCATCAGCGTCCTTAATCTGGATTGCCGGGTTGGCCTCTTGACCAACGTTCACTGCTTCATGGTTGCCTTGCATCTGTATTCTCTTTTTGGTTCCATTCACAACAACAACCTGAGTCAAGCCGGCGTATCCCCCGTAAGCCAGTTCACTTTCCGCATAAAAAGGGTAATGCGCAACCTGGGCGAGAATGTCGGCATTTGCGTCCACCAGCTTTTTATATTGCAGTCCCTTCAGCTCAATGTGACCTTCGTTCGCTCCGCTCATCGAGGATATATCGTCAATCGAGAGGGTTATATTAACTTTTGCACCTGCAGAAGAAGCTGTAATCCTGGTAATTGAGACATTATCCTCACGAGAAGTAAAGGAAGTACGGACCCACTCCCCATTCTCATCGCTGTACCGTACCCCTGTCTCCGCAGTTTCATAATTCGTCCATCGCTGATATCCGCTTAAGCTTCCATAGGAGGGTATATTGAACCGGAGCTGATGGCCCGGATGGTAGCTGTAATAAAAGGTTCTGATCCGGGTAGATCCGTTAGCATCTGTAATCTTCCATTCATCGTTCTGCCTGTACACATTTTGCCTGGCGGCATCCAGTTGTCCTGTCAATTCTTGCGGAACCGCACGCGGGTCCCTGGAAGGATAGTTAAACCACATATTCTGAAAAATAAAGCAGTCCGTATACGGTGAGCCTGAAGTAATATATCCGTTCTCCCCGTTTCCGCTAACCATACCTTCCCGCCATGCATTTCCGGGATGAACTGCTGAAACTTCTGTATAGACATTTGCATAATTCCCCTTCTTATACATCCGTGCTGGTTCCGGTGCAATCGTCATTGGATCTCCTCCTGAGCGGTTTGGGCTAATGAATCACATTACATCGAAATTCAGTAATAATTATATCAATGGAGGCTGAGATTCGTTATCCTTAGAGATGACAAGGAAGAACAATGAATGTCGCATTTTGACAAGGGGGGGGCGTCCGGAAGAATGAACTTACCTAACATTAACATCGGTGATCTGGATATCAAGCTGACTCTGGGCACAATGGTATTGAACGTATTGTATGTCAAGTTCGGGTACTTCTATAAGGCTATGCCTGCACACAGCCACAGCCAGGGAAGCTACGAGCTGCATTACATTCCAACCGGCCAGGGGACTCTGATTGCACAAGGCAACCGTTACGCGATTTCGCCTGGCATGCTCTTTGTAACCGGCCCGGATGTCGTTCACGAGCAGATTCCCGATCTGGAAGACCCTATGGCGGAATATTGCATCTTCTTTGAGGTATTGCCCGGAAATTCCGTTTCTCCGAATGTAAAACATCAACACTTCAGCGAGCCGTCTCTCCCCGAACTGCTGGTAGCCAACCCCTTCTGGATTGGGCAAGAGGACGGTACCATGCTTTCCTTATTCGAGATGCTTGCCGAAGAGCTCTCCCGCGGGCGGATTGGGGTCCATCATATGGCGACCAACATTCTTGAGATGATTGTGATTTGCCTGTTAAGGCATTATAGAGGGAATCACTCCGTTATACCGTCCCTTCCCCTGAAGACTCTCGATGATAGCAGACTGCTCATGATCGAGAACTGCTTTTTATATGAGTACAACTCCATTACGCTACAACAGCTTGCCAACCAATTGGGGCTAAGCACCAGACAGACGGAACGAATGGTTCATAAGCAATACGGCATGTCCTTCCAAGATAAGAAGCAGCAAGCCCGGATGGGCGCCGCTTCAAGGCTTCTGCTCACTACACAAATATCGATTGGCGAGATCGCAGCACAGGCTGGTTTCGCTACCCCGGAGCAATTCAGCAATGCGTTCAAAAAGTATTTCGGCGA
The window above is part of the Paenibacillus sp. FSL H8-0048 genome. Proteins encoded here:
- a CDS encoding AraC family transcriptional regulator, whose translation is MNLPNINIGDLDIKLTLGTMVLNVLYVKFGYFYKAMPAHSHSQGSYELHYIPTGQGTLIAQGNRYAISPGMLFVTGPDVVHEQIPDLEDPMAEYCIFFEVLPGNSVSPNVKHQHFSEPSLPELLVANPFWIGQEDGTMLSLFEMLAEELSRGRIGVHHMATNILEMIVICLLRHYRGNHSVIPSLPLKTLDDSRLLMIENCFLYEYNSITLQQLANQLGLSTRQTERMVHKQYGMSFQDKKQQARMGAASRLLLTTQISIGEIAAQAGFATPEQFSNAFKKYFGETATQHKRKR